The following coding sequences are from one Candidatus Nitrosopumilus sp. SW window:
- a CDS encoding tetratricopeptide repeat protein has product MEQEDHELLLPLVEEENICLPLPVNVVSKYWNIDLPMAEAVETAKKYAGFNGSILIEGIESAERHGLVCKIVHSSLNELKKIIDSGIPPIVILPGIPEVTQHASIITGYNDEEKTILHYIQTGNKEGEMQEGAIPEEIFEKEWSEEGKLLIILAPEDVASSITLENDSFNKSNRLCFESERQSILKNHSEAVNLLKQAIELNPKNSTALHLLGTVMNEQKSSECINFYEQCLELNNRSYLTYNGLGNFYLKTNDFEKAEDCYTKAIEINPKRSAKIYKNRAYLREQQNKNNDAKDDLKNYLKYFPKAPDRGIIEQAIREL; this is encoded by the coding sequence ATGGAACAAGAGGATCATGAATTACTTTTACCATTAGTTGAGGAAGAAAATATTTGTCTTCCATTACCCGTTAATGTGGTTTCAAAATATTGGAATATTGATTTACCTATGGCTGAAGCTGTGGAAACTGCAAAAAAATATGCAGGATTTAACGGAAGTATACTCATTGAAGGTATCGAATCTGCAGAAAGACATGGATTAGTGTGCAAAATCGTACATTCCTCTTTGAATGAATTAAAAAAAATTATTGATTCAGGAATTCCTCCAATAGTAATTCTTCCAGGAATCCCTGAAGTTACTCAACATGCCTCAATTATTACAGGTTACAATGATGAAGAAAAAACAATTCTGCATTATATTCAAACAGGAAATAAAGAAGGTGAAATGCAAGAAGGTGCAATTCCTGAAGAAATATTTGAAAAAGAGTGGTCTGAAGAAGGCAAATTACTGATAATACTTGCACCTGAAGATGTTGCATCTTCTATCACACTTGAAAATGATTCTTTTAACAAATCAAATCGACTATGCTTTGAATCTGAAAGACAAAGTATTCTTAAAAATCACTCTGAAGCAGTTAATTTATTGAAGCAAGCAATAGAATTGAATCCAAAAAATTCAACTGCACTTCATCTTTTAGGTACTGTGATGAATGAACAAAAATCTTCTGAATGCATTAATTTTTATGAACAATGTTTAGAACTCAATAATCGTTCTTATTTGACCTATAATGGCCTTGGGAATTTTTATCTTAAAACAAATGATTTTGAAAAGGCAGAAGATTGTTACACAAAAGCAATTGAAATTAATCCCAAACGTTCTGCAAAAATTTACAAAAATCGTGCTTATCTTAGAGAACAACAAAACAAGAACAATGATGCAAAAGATGATCT
- a CDS encoding gamma-glutamyl-gamma-aminobutyrate hydrolase family protein (Members of this family of hydrolases with an active site Cys residue belong to MEROPS family C26.), with the protein MLLVVDNGSVYTKNLTNFLTEKNISFEIQTPNNLDIDSLSDYDSFILSGRRKNEKKINEINSKIVKYSIKNNSKLLGICYGAEILALTLGGTIKKSFSLQKGNETVKVFENNLIKNNFLLVFESHNFEISKLPSDLISIGESVNCKYEIVKHVNKPIFGTQFHPEMSLDGNNMIEKFCML; encoded by the coding sequence TTGCTCTTAGTTGTAGATAATGGATCTGTTTACACAAAAAACCTAACTAATTTTCTTACTGAAAAAAATATTTCATTTGAAATTCAAACTCCAAACAATTTAGATATTGATTCATTATCTGATTATGATTCTTTTATTTTATCTGGTAGAAGAAAGAATGAAAAAAAAATTAATGAAATAAATTCAAAAATTGTAAAATATTCTATTAAAAATAATTCTAAATTACTTGGTATTTGTTATGGTGCTGAAATTTTAGCCCTTACTTTGGGAGGCACAATCAAAAAAAGTTTTTCCCTTCAAAAAGGGAATGAAACTGTAAAGGTTTTTGAAAATAATCTAATTAAAAATAATTTTTTATTGGTTTTTGAAAGTCATAATTTTGAGATATCTAAATTGCCCTCTGATTTGATCTCTATTGGTGAATCTGTTAATTGCAAATATGAAATTGTTAAGCATGTGAACAAGCCCATTTTTGGAACCCAATTTCATCCAGAAATGAGTTTGGATGGAAACAATATGATTGAAAAATTCTGTATGCTCTGA
- a CDS encoding UPF0182 family protein: MYSASTDKQTPPTDAGKYIRLGIIAIIGIVIFAIVGNQAVILSMNFTEFGDQFTKPLYYTLVSTIILSAIALVRVNISGRSSIFWYAINTAIGFLGKSGQQPISNVVPSFRDYKLSSAQFVIWQITKIFLFGAFFANIMFGFAAMSFIDGNYLGIENLPKLFSLPFVTPETDPNYAAENVVPMVPALVILIPPILAAIGLRLVLYVGLHRIIHVITSFLQDSNDGKPRYLNYVSTIEGIIGIGILWAGFNLFFTDQIDYNTRYVIGGTLVIGSALIAFSVVDRIRARVLTHMFKRDVYIRILTIITIAIIIAGVVSVNNSIADAKKIEFLGPYTAQQIGVNRYLGELNNVQENTHDVQLTSVSPNNIKNYVSQNSDVLDVIRVWDWEAAFAKLKPEIGLIPYVDFEDNDILRFNNTLYWTASMKPILPTSVSLENRWYNEHLVYTHVPEGFLTLEATDGQIVESDQFFKQREIYYGEGGLFEQTWSAYPNSRGSESAELGGVSYSGLGGLDVSPPLSWIFEPNFLLSFPGESVHIMRYKDVHDRMQTLYPYFLYDLFGKELDSLPVTDGENSYWLIPLIIGFDTRDVPWSVGNPYLRLVGYALVDSYDGDIQLLKTGDDFFTEMFASQYEEQFQPMPAWLEEQIRYPVELFNWKTEMYNVYHVTNVETFIQANEFYEIPRGLDTYYVEAKPPGFDQTEFLGLLSLELRGSQGRNLAGYMVVENDLTNLGNLQFYEVPLNSTTKLIGPTAVREALDRDPEFAQLKTLLRNPRIGDNILYRVGVHDVYFIPVYTAGAGGVVAQLGTIAAVGAAFNGEYFVGLGDTQEKAFEAYLKKVSGVAGSITVADEDYVELDRDDRIEIIKKVFEENDITVSEPTSIQIPLSFNEGELFFFTENDREDTVEFLSQFIDDFVQPRSDRVFMWQEENNLNIGTIFVKDGISEIHYVSIEVGN, from the coding sequence TTGTATAGCGCCTCTACTGATAAGCAGACTCCTCCTACTGATGCTGGAAAATACATCAGATTAGGCATTATTGCAATCATTGGTATTGTTATTTTTGCAATTGTAGGAAATCAAGCAGTCATTTTATCGATGAATTTCACAGAATTTGGCGATCAATTTACCAAGCCTCTCTATTACACGCTTGTTTCTACCATTATTCTATCTGCCATTGCATTAGTTCGTGTAAATATTTCAGGACGTTCTTCTATTTTCTGGTATGCAATTAATACTGCAATTGGATTTTTAGGCAAAAGTGGACAACAACCAATATCCAATGTAGTACCAAGTTTTAGAGATTACAAATTAAGTTCAGCTCAATTTGTCATCTGGCAAATTACCAAAATCTTCCTCTTTGGTGCATTCTTTGCAAATATTATGTTTGGATTTGCTGCAATGTCCTTTATTGATGGTAATTATCTTGGAATAGAAAATCTGCCAAAATTATTTTCATTACCATTTGTCACTCCTGAAACTGATCCAAACTATGCTGCAGAAAATGTAGTTCCAATGGTGCCTGCATTAGTAATTCTGATTCCTCCAATTCTTGCAGCAATTGGATTACGTTTGGTTTTGTATGTTGGGTTACACAGAATAATCCATGTAATCACTTCATTCCTTCAAGACTCTAATGACGGCAAACCACGATACCTAAACTATGTTTCAACTATTGAAGGAATAATTGGAATTGGAATACTTTGGGCAGGATTTAACTTATTTTTTACTGATCAAATTGATTATAACACAAGATATGTAATTGGTGGCACACTTGTAATTGGTTCTGCATTAATTGCATTTTCAGTAGTTGATCGAATTAGGGCACGTGTTCTAACTCATATGTTTAAGAGAGATGTATACATTAGAATACTTACAATAATTACAATTGCAATAATTATAGCAGGAGTTGTTTCTGTCAATAACAGCATTGCAGATGCAAAAAAGATTGAATTTTTGGGACCATATACTGCTCAACAAATTGGAGTAAATAGATACCTAGGTGAACTAAATAATGTCCAAGAAAATACTCATGATGTTCAATTAACCTCTGTTTCTCCAAACAATATCAAAAACTATGTTTCTCAAAATAGTGATGTTTTAGATGTAATTCGTGTTTGGGACTGGGAAGCAGCTTTTGCTAAATTAAAGCCTGAAATTGGTTTGATTCCTTATGTGGATTTTGAAGATAATGATATTTTGAGATTTAACAACACTTTGTATTGGACTGCCTCAATGAAACCAATTCTTCCAACATCTGTTAGTCTTGAAAATAGATGGTATAACGAACACCTTGTATACACACATGTTCCAGAAGGATTCCTTACTTTGGAAGCTACAGATGGACAAATTGTTGAAAGTGACCAATTTTTCAAACAAAGAGAAATTTACTATGGTGAAGGCGGTTTATTTGAGCAAACATGGTCTGCTTATCCAAATTCCAGAGGTTCTGAAAGTGCAGAACTTGGCGGTGTATCCTATTCTGGATTGGGAGGATTAGACGTTTCGCCTCCTTTGAGTTGGATATTTGAGCCAAACTTTTTGCTCTCATTTCCAGGAGAATCTGTTCACATAATGAGATACAAAGATGTACATGATAGAATGCAAACCTTGTATCCTTATTTCCTATATGACCTATTTGGAAAAGAATTAGATTCACTTCCGGTTACCGATGGTGAAAACTCCTATTGGTTAATTCCACTAATCATTGGATTTGATACAAGAGATGTTCCTTGGTCTGTTGGAAATCCATACTTGCGTCTAGTTGGATACGCCCTTGTTGATTCATACGATGGTGATATTCAATTACTAAAGACTGGAGATGATTTCTTTACAGAAATGTTTGCTAGTCAGTATGAGGAACAATTCCAACCAATGCCTGCATGGCTAGAAGAACAAATTAGGTATCCTGTTGAATTATTTAATTGGAAAACTGAAATGTACAATGTTTATCATGTGACAAATGTTGAAACATTCATTCAAGCAAATGAATTCTATGAAATTCCTCGTGGTCTTGATACCTATTATGTTGAAGCAAAACCTCCAGGATTTGATCAAACTGAATTCCTAGGATTACTATCATTAGAACTGAGAGGTTCTCAAGGAAGAAATCTTGCAGGATATATGGTAGTTGAAAATGATCTTACTAATTTAGGTAATTTACAATTTTATGAAGTTCCTCTCAATTCTACAACCAAATTAATTGGTCCAACTGCTGTTAGAGAAGCACTTGATAGAGATCCTGAATTTGCTCAATTAAAGACATTATTGAGAAATCCAAGAATTGGTGATAATATTTTATATCGTGTAGGTGTGCATGATGTTTACTTTATTCCTGTTTATACTGCTGGTGCTGGAGGTGTAGTTGCACAATTAGGAACAATTGCAGCTGTAGGTGCAGCATTCAATGGAGAATATTTTGTAGGACTAGGTGATACTCAAGAAAAAGCATTTGAAGCCTATTTGAAGAAAGTGTCAGGTGTTGCGGGTTCAATTACTGTTGCTGATGAAGATTATGTTGAATTAGACAGAGATGATAGAATAGAAATTATCAAAAAAGTCTTTGAAGAAAATGACATTACCGTATCAGAACCCACATCAATACAAATTCCATTATCATTTAATGAAGGAGAATTATTCTTCTTTACTGAAAATGATCGTGAGGACACTGTAGAGTTCCTATCACAATTCATTGATGACTTTGTACAGCCAAGAAGTGATAGGGTATTCATGTGGCAAGAAGAGAATAACCTCAACATTGGAACAATATTTGTCAAAGATGGTATATCTGAGATTCACTATGTCTCAATTGAGGTAGGCAACTAA